The window CGTGCGGTACCAGCGCAGTTCGGCCGTAGGCAGCATTTCGCCGGTAGCCAGGGCCTGGTACAGCATGGGGGCGGCCTTGGTCAGCGAGCAGGTGAAGGCCAGCGGTTCATGTACGCGCTGGCCCGAGGCCTGGCCGCTTTGCGGATCGGTGGGGGTCTTGATGCGATGGTCGACGGCCTGGACCAGGATCTCGTCTTCGTGACCTTCGACATAACCGTTGCCGACCGAGTCGCTGGTGAAGGCACCCTGGGTGATATGGCCCTGGGTTTTCCCGTGGATGCTGATGTATGCCGGTGTTGCCATGACAAGCTCCTTGTCGTGAGGGTAGGGCGACTTGACGGTCGCCTGGTACGTGGCCCTGCCGGGCCGGGTCTTTTCGGCTGCTCAGGGGGAGCGCGGCGAGATCGCGCTAAAGTTTGAGCAGCTTGTCCAGTGAGGCCAGCACTTCGCGTGTAATGGCGCTCAGGTGCAGGTGGTAGGCTGTATAGGTGGCCGACGATACGAGTCCAGCGATGGCCCAGGGCGTCCACAGCGGCCAACGGCGCCTGAACCGGTAGTCGCGCGAGGCGACATTGGCCAGTGGCTCGCTCAGTTGCCCGGTTACTTCGCCACGCAGTGGACGCAGGAGGCCGTGCAGTCGGGTGATGATCTTCTGGGCTTCGTCATCGCCACCGGCCAGTTGGCCGTATTTGCCCCGGGTACCCAGGCACAGGCACAGGTACATGAACTCCAGTGCATGCTGGTACCGGCGGGGGTCGACGCTCAGGAGCGCCAGCAGGGTGAAGAATTTCTCGCCGCCCCAGCTTTCCTGGTGAAAAGCGCCGAGCAGCGAGCGTTCGCTCCAGGAGGAGGACCGGCCCCACGGAGTGCTCATGACCGTCTCATCGAGCAACAGGCATAGCGCATAGGAGTAGGCCTGCAGGGTGTCGAGGTCGTAATCCAGCTGGCGGACCTCTTCCATCACCGTGCCGACCTGGCTGTGGATGCTCTGGTAGAAGGCCGGCACGTCAGCGTGCGTATCCAGGGTGCGTACGTGCAGTGCCAGGCCCAACAGGGGCATGGCGGCATCGCACAGGGGATTCCAGGCCAGGCCGCGCAGTTGGAACTGTGAGTCATTCATCCCTTTCACTCCTGATGGCCCAGAACTGCAGTTCCAGTTCCGGGAACTCGCTGGCGATATGGAAACTGAACCCGCTGCCGTCTTTCAGGTTGCTCCAGTCCGGATGGTGACGGTCGAGCTCGAAGTAGCTGAAGCCCGCGTGGAAGGGCAGGTAGCGGGGCACCACCGGCAGTGGGATCAGCGGGATGCCGGGCAGTTGCTGGTTGATCAGGCGGTTGAGGTTTTCCGTGGAACTGACCCTGACCTGCAGGGGGAACTGCTGGCGCAAGGTTTCCAGCGGCAACGCGGCACGAGCCGCGACGACGAAATCGGAGTCGACCAACAGGCGCTTGTCGAGGAGTGGGGCGTTCATCACGCCGAACGGCTGGCGTTCAATTGGCAACGACACCGCGCGGGCTCGCAACACCGTGCTCAGGGCTCGGCGCAGGGTATGCTCAAGGGCCATGAATGACTCGCGCAGATTGTCATGCTGGTAGGCTGGGTACACTTGGGGCAGGCGGCCCTCGTCGGTGAAGGTCGCCAGTTCGCCGCACGCCTGGGCGAACGTGGTGTAGAGCTGCGCCGGGTGCACATGGTGCTGGCAGGCCAGGTGCTGGAACAGCGGGAACAGGCGGTTGAGGGTTTGCAGCAGGTTGAAGTCGGTGACGTCGGCCACTGCCGATTGCCCGGGCGAAGCGATACGTTCGGCCAGCAGGCCGGCCCGTGCACGCATCAGCCCGGTGACTTCGCCGAGGTAGCGTTGCAACGCCGGCACCGCCTGCAGTGACAGGCTGGTGGGGTAGAAGTTTTCATCCATCACCAGGCTGCCGCCCGGGCGTTTGTCGAGGATCTTGCCCAGGGCGATATGGGTAAAGGCGCTGCGCTCGTTCGTGTCGAGCATCAGTTGCAGGTTCGGTAGCGCCAGGTCGATCGACACCTGGTCGCCATCGATGCTCTGGGTGTCATGCACCGCCTGGCGGTGGGCGATGTAGCGGCTGTTGGCGTATTGCTCGGGCCAGCGCACTTCCAACAGGCTGTCGCTGCCCAGCGGCAAGGCCAAGATGACCACCTTGCCGATTGCGCTGCTGTCGGCGATCTCCAGCGGCGCCGGTGGCGGCAGGTCATTGGGAATATCGAAGACCGTGCCGTCGGGCATGATGCCTCGGGCCCGGATGATGGCGATCTTGCCGAAGCTCAGGAACTCGCTGTTCAGTTGCAGTTCGGTGAAGCCATACAGGCTGTCGTTGAGGCTGCTCAGGCGTTGCTGCACGGCGACTTCGGCGGCCCGGGCCTGTTGCTGGAAGTGCTGGGGCTTGACGAACAGGCCCTCGTGCCAGATGACGGGATGGGGTGAACTCATCGACGGATTTCCTGTGCAAGGAGGAGTGAAGGTGGACTCATCGGGTTTCGCCCTTGAGCTCGACCTGCAGGTCGCCCAGGTGCACCAGCAGCGCGTATTGGCGGCCCTTGGGCTCGACGCGCAGCACCTGTTTCCACTGGCTGGCATCGCTGCTTTGGTAAACGGCGAACACCGCGACGAAATGGGCGCTTTCGTCGAGAGCCCGCAGGTCGATGAATTTGAATTGGCCGGGGTCGAGCTGGTAGTCGTCGGCGTGGATCAAGGTGCTGCCCAGGGCCTTTTTCGGGTCGGCGATCAAGGCCATGCGCTGGGCACCCTGCAGCATCGAGTCGTCGCGCAGTTGCAGCACCTTGAAGGCGATGGGGCTGGCGATCACCTGGGGGCCGGCCTGCTGGTCCGGCAGGGAGAGCTCGACACCCGGAGCGTCGTACTCGGCCAGTCGATAGGGTTCGACTGGCGACATGCCCGTGGCGGTCGCGTCCGTCAGCGGCGACTGCGCCGGAATGTCCTGATGGATGTGGGTCAGTAGCGACTGCAGCCTTTGCGTCAGGTCCTGTGGGCTGTCGGCTTGCACATTCAACGTATAGCTCGGGATCAGGGGCGTGCCAGAGGAGTCGAACTCCGGGACCACCAGGCGCGGATTGACGTTGCCGTCGGCATACAGGCTCAGGGAGTAGAGGCTGGGTTGGTCGCCGGGAGCACCGACCGGGATCGACGGTGTCCAGATCACCTGGCCAATCTTGCCCAGCATCGTGCAGCCTGCCAAAGGCAGGCACGCCAGCAGCAACAGGTTCAGTCGGGCATGACGGGCGGCCGTCAGCAGCCGATCTGGACGGAAGACCTTCATGCACGCCCCCGGATGCGCACCTGCGCCGGGCGCCGGTGTGCCTGGCGCTCGATGAAGCTGGTCCAACCCAGGTGGGTACCGTCCTGGCGTTGCAGGTTGAACGGTGGCACGTCCTCTTCGCGCAGGCCCAGTTCAAGGTCATAGGCGGTGACGTCGCGTAGCAGGAAATCCATCAACTGGCGTAGCCGTCCGTACTGTTCGCCGCTGGGCAGGAACTGGCGAAAGCGCGGCTGGGTCAACCCGGCAATGACCAGAGTGAAGTGACTGGAACGGGTCCGGCTGCGTTCGCCCAGCACGAGGTCCGCGCCCAGGGTGCCGTTGGCGGTTCCCAGCAACAGCCGTTGAGCTTGCGGCAACCTGATGCTGCGTGCCTCGAACTCGCGGATATGGACATCGCCCAGGTCGAAGCAATGGGCGACGATCCCGGACACCACCGAGGGCGAGCGGCTGCGGCTGGCGATCAGCCCGGTAAAACTGAGCAGGCGCGCCCAGGGCAGGGGTGTCGAGCCGCGCAGTTCGCTGTCGTTCAGGCCGATCAGGGAGAACACATAGCGGGAAAAACGGTCGCTGGCCTGAGCCTGGAAGCGGATGTGGTAGCGATACTTGCGCCAACTGAGGTGCAGCAGGGTAAGCAGGCGATGATTGAAAAAGTCCAGGAACGCGGGGCGAATACCCAGCCCCTGTGCCTGTTCGTATGCCAGGCGATCCAGGTAGTAGGCCGGCAGCGGTGAGTCGGGGCCGTGCAGGCCGAGAAAGCTGGTCAGGACCCTGTAGCGAGCTTCAGGTTCGGGAACCGTGCTGTCGTCCAGGTGTTCGGCGAGCAACACGTCGGCGGCTGGAAACCCCAGCCCGGCATGGCTTTGCAGGCGAATTCGACGGCTGGCCCGACTCGACGACCCAGCCTCCAGGTCGTCGGCGTGCAGGCCATGCAGGTGTTCCACCAGGCGGTGGAACGAGGTGTTACGCGCGTCGGCCAGCAGGAGGCCGGCTAGATCACGGGTTGTCTGCCGCTCAACAGTGGCCATTCATAATGCTCGTTGTTGGTGGTATTGATCACTTCCAGGCGATGGAAGGAATTGATGCTGGCGTAGAGGGCGAAGAACCGCGACAGCACGCTGGCGAACAGGTACAGCTCGCCCTCGCAAAGAAAGGCTTGCTGGTCCAGTTTCAGGCGAGTGTGCATGCCGCGCACCGGCAGGCCCTTCATCAGCCAGTCGACCGGGATGGTGGTGGCTTCGCCGATGCCGTCCAGGCGCTTGCGTGTGGCGCGGGCCTGCTGCAGGTCGTGCAGCGCAGCGAAGTCGTAGGCGCGGATGACCGCCTTGAGCGGCTCGGCCGACAGCAATGACAGGTAGTTCAGTGACAGGTTGGAGATCAGTGTCCAGTGCAGGCTGCTGTCGAGTATCGGCCGATAGGTGCGGGTCGGGGCGGTCAGGTTGGTGTAGGTGGCAAAGGACGGGGTGTCCTCGTTGGACAGCGACAGGTCGCCGACACCGAGCAGTTGGGGCAGGTCGCCATTGCTGCAGGTCAGGTCGATCGATGCGGTTTCCATTTTGCCGACGTGCAGGCGTTCGTCATCGCGCATGAAAGCGATACGGTGTTGAAGCCCCGCGCGCCCATGGCTGGCCTCGATATGGCTGCGAAAGTACAGCGCGGGGCGCCCCTGGGCCTGTTCCACCTCGTGTTGGAACGACTCGAACGGCCTGTACACCCGAACGGAATCATCCGAGCCCTGCCTCTCGCAAGGCGGGTTGCCGAGCACCTGGTCGATGCTGAAAATTTCGTAGGCCTCGGCACGACCGCCGCTGGGCCGGACACGGTATTCCAGGCTTTTCCCGTCGAGCGTGATGGGTTCGGCATGATGTTGGAACAGATTGACGGCCGGGGTACAGAACAGGTGCAGGTCGCTGGTGCGCAGCCGGGTATTGGGCGGCATGGGCCGCGAAAACTGAAACTCGATGCGAAATTGTGTTGTGCAGAGGTCGGGCCAGATCCGCGACAGCCGCTCCAGGCTGAAGAAATGGAAGCGCTGCGGGAAGACGAAATATTCCTGGAGGATCCGGTAACCATCGAAGGCATTGCGCGGGTACGGCAACAGCGCCTCCTCGGCGGTGAAACCGGGGAAACCCACATCCTGCGGGTTCATCTCGTATTGCTGGTCGGCCACATGCAGTGTCAATTTCTTCAGGTAGCGGGCGATCCACAGGTACAGGGTCTGCGCCGTGGCTTCGTCACCACCCAGGTAGAACTCCAGCCGATCGCAGCCCAACTGGTCGAGTGGCTGTTTCGTCAGGACGGCCAGGTCGACGCGCAGGGTCGAGGCCTCGCGGCTATGAGCGTCGCTGACCTCCAGCACGGCCAGGGGGTACAGGTTGATCTCGGTGCAGGTACGGAACTCGCAACTGACGCCTTTTAGCGGCTGGGTAAACAGCCGTGTGCCCTTGGGCAGGACCTGCTGCTGGCTGATCGTTTCGAGTAATGGGGTAAAGCGTACGATCGTGGTGCTGGGCAGGGGGCGCAGGTAATTGGGCCAGAGCATCTGCAGCAGCGAGTGGGTCAGCTCCGGCAGGTCATCGTCGATCTTCATGCGTAGTCGAGCGGTGAGAAAGGCAAAACCCTCCAGCAGCCGTTCCACATCCGGGTCGTTGGCCTGCTCGCCGAGAAACCGCGCCAGTTGCGGGTTGTCCTCGGCAAACTCCCGGCCCAGCTCGCGCAGGTAGATCAGTTCTTCGCGAAAGCGTTCTTTCAAGTCCATGCTGTTCTCACAGGCCTCAGGTCCATCACGGCGTTCAGGTGACGCGGGTGTATCGATCGCGGTTATCCAGGGTCACGCCGATCTGGAGCGGGCCAACCCGGCCCGGCCCCAGGCACACCTGGCAGTCAAGTTGGAAATTCAGCACCAGCGGCTGCTCCCGGTCCGGTTGAAAACGCACCGCGACCACCTGGACCCGCGGCTCGAACGCTTCGATCGAACGGCGGATGTCGTCGCTGATGGCACGCGCCAGGTCGCCCCCTTCCGGGGCGGCTTCGTTGAGGTCGCGCAGTCCCAGTTCGGGGTTGCTTTGCGCAGAGCCGCGACGCACGTTGAACAACTGTTCCAGATGGCGCTTGATCGCACTGATGCATTGACCGTAGGGTTGTTCACCCTCATGACGCGGGCCGGACTCCAGGCGCTCGAACAGGCTGAGGCCAACCACTTACTGGGCATCCAGCCGGCCAACCAGGGAGATTTCGAAATTGGCGCCCATGTACTTGAAGTGCGGGCGAACCGCGAGGGCGACCTGGTACCAGCCCGGGTTGCCGGCAACCTCCTGCACCTCGATCCGCGCGCTGCGCAGGGGGCGTCGGCTACGCACATCGGTGCTGGGGTTGTCCTGGTCGGCGATGTACTGCTTGAGCCACTTGCCCAGTTCGCGTTCCAGGTCCTGGCGTTCCTTCCAACTGCCGATCTGTTCGCGTTGCAGGACCTTGATGTAGTGGGCCAGGCGACTGACGATGAACAGGTAGGGCAATTGGGTGCCCAGCCGGTAGTTGGTCTGGGCTTCCTGGCCTTCGGCGGTCCTGGGGAAGAGCTTGGGTTTCTGTACCGAGTTGGCCGAGAAGAACGCGGCGTTGTCGCTGTTCTTGCGTAGCGTCAGTGGGATGAAGCCGGCTTCGGCCAGTTCATATTCCTTGCGGTCGGAAATCAGTGCTTCGGTGGGAATCTTGGCCTGCAACTGGCCCAGGGACTCATAGAGATGAACTGGCAGGTCGTCCACCGCACCGCCCGATTGCGGGCCGATGATGTTCGGGCACCATCGGTAGCGGGCGAAACTGTCGGTGATGCGACTCGCCATCAGGAAGGCCGTGTTGCCCCAGAGGTAGTTGTCGTGCTGACCCTCGATGGTCTCGTCGTAGCTGAAGCTGCGCACCGGGTTCTCGATATCGTGGTACGGGGCACGCAGCAGGAAGCGTGGCAATGTCGCGGCCAGGTACTTGGCGTCTTCCTGTTCGCGCAGGGCGCGCCACTTGGTGTGGCCAGGGCCCTCGAAGATGTCGTTGATTTCCTTGAGGCCGGGCAACTCCTGGAAACTCTTGATGTTGAAGAACTCGGGCCCTGCGGCCATCACGAACGGGGCATGGGCCATGGCGCCCACCGAGGCGACGTAGCCGAGCAGGCGGATGTCCGGGGAGGAGGGGCCGAAGGTGTAGTTGCCAATCATCGCGGCGATCGGCTCGCCACCGAACTGGCCATAACCGGCGCTATAGACGTGCTTGTAGAGGCCGCTGCGGGTGATGTCGGCGGCGTTGTCGAAGTCGTCGAGCAATTCCTCCTGGGTGACGTGCAGCACCTCCAGCTTGATGTTCTCCCGAAAGTCGGTGCGATCGACCAGCAGTTTCAGGCCGCGCCAGGCCGACTCCAGTTGCTGGAACCGCGGTTGATGCAGGATCACGTCCATCTGCCGGCCGAGGACACGGTCGATCTCGCCGATCATCTGGTCCACCCGTTGCTTGTTGACCGGCTGCTGGTGATCGCCGCTTTGCAGGATACGGCTGATAAAGGCCGCCACACCCTGGCGGGCAATGGCATAACCTTCCTGGGCGGGGCGCAATGTGGTGTTGGCCAGCAACTGGTCGAGCAGTGACGGGGAATTATCGTTGGCCTGGGCCAATTCGGCAGCGTTTTCCATTTGCATGAAGTGAAACTCCGTTGGAAAGACAAGTTGTACAGGGACGATTTCTCAGTTCCCGGGTGTGTCGAGTGCCAGTTGAAGTTCGTTGGTCAGTTGTTCGCGTGCTGTTTCGTCGCAAAGCAAGGTTTGCAGATGTTTACGAAAGGCCGGGACATTACCCATGGGCCCTTTTAATGCGACCAGCGCTTCGCGAAGTTCAAGCAGGGCGTTCAATTGTGGGATTTGGCGTGCAATTGAATCGGGGCCGAAGTCGTTGATCGAACTGAATTGCAGGTTGACCGTCAAGTCACTGTCCGCATCGCCGCCCAGCATCGAAGGCACTGCCATCTCCAGATTGACGTCGGCCATGGCCAGTACCTCGTTGAAGGTGTCCTTGTCGATGCGCACGGGCTGCCGATCCTCCAGGGCAGTGGCGTCGTTGCGCCCCTTGAAGTCCCCGGTTATCAATAACTTGAGTGGTAGTTCCACCTCCGCCTGCTGCCCTCCGGTGGCAGGAACGTACCTGATGTTGATACGTTCTTTGGGGGCGACGGAACCGTGAAAATTTGACATGGGAAAAGCCCTTTTTGGCAGGTGTATTCATTAAGGCGTGTTAATCCTATTTCTGTCATGTCGGACTTTTCCTAGATTGGTGTACGCATTTTTGTCGTTTTGGTTTTCATTTGATTTTGGGACATTTCGCTCGCTTGCTTTCTCTTTTTCTGAAGTCCGCTTCTGTTATTTGTATTTCACGACTGTTTTCGTGTTTTTTCTCTTGATTATTTATCTGTCTCTGGGCGAATTTTAATGCTTGGGTTTTATCTGGATGTCGGCCGAAGTTTAAAGTCTGAGGCTTCGTGTCTTGTCGAGTTGAAGTATCGGTCTGTCAGGCACTCGCCTGGCGAGAACATCAGGAGGGCGTTCATGCGCACTGGCGGACAAGGATGGCCATGGGGAATGTTGCTGGTATTGGCCGTTGCCGAGGTACAGGCCATGCCGGTGAGCCAGGACTGCCCCGCGATCGTCTCGTCGCTCAAGCGTCTTGAATGTTTCGATCGGGCGGCGGGTACTCCGGCGCGGTTGCTACCGGTGCCGCCAGTTGCCTCCGGGCCGGTTCCGGCCATTGTCGAACTGGCACGGCAGAACGAGACCGGCCGTCAGCCCGGGGATGGGCGTTTCCTCATCTCCAGCCAGCCCGAGCCCACCCACCCGCACCGCTTGCAGGTGGTGGCGTCGGCACCGGCCCTGGGCGTGGGGTTGCTCCGGCCACTGTTGGTCATCAGTTGCGAAGCGCAGATCACCCGTTTGCAACTGGTGCTGGAGCAGGCACCAAAGCCCAACACGATCCGTATCCAGTTGTTCAACGATGAACGACCGGTTGCCCCGGCCCATGCCTGGCGGGTGCTGGATTCGGGGCTGGTGGTGGACGCCGGGCGTGGTTTGCCGGCCATCGCCCTGTTGCGCCAGATGGGCGGTGGCCAGCGTTTGCGATTGGCCAGCGACTACCCCGCACTGGATGGCCTGTTGTTCGACGCCGAGGGCCTGGGCGAACTGATCGAGCAGGAGCGCCAGGCATGTCGCTGGTAATCGAGGGGCCGCCACAAGGCGTGCAGGCGCTGCTGCTGCCGATCGATCCACGACAGCCTGCCGGTCACTTCGACAGTGAGGACGAAACCTACCAGGCCATCGACCTGGAGATGGTCAAGCTCGGTGGCCTGCACGAGGCGGGGATCGACTGGGCGTATGTCGATAGCGCGTCCTGCCTCTACCTCGGCACCCAGTGCAAACACTTCCGGGTCGTCGGGCACCTCCAGGCGGTGTGGTTGCGCACCCGCCAGTGGACGCATTGGGTCGACGCGTTGCACCTGCTGGCCGGCATGGTCGGTCAGTTCTGGAGCAGCGCCCATCCGAAGCCGGGGCCGACCGGCTACCCGAACAAGCGCAAACAGGTACAGCGCTGGCTGGAAAACCTGCAGCAGGCGCTGCCGCTCCTGGAACGCAGCAGCTTTTGCGAGATGCACCAGGCCAGCGCCCAGCAGGCTCTGGAGGCCCTGGCGCAGGCAGCCGGCGACGCGAAGCTGGAACAGGAGGCGATCCAGTCGCTGCAACAAAAACTGGAGCGCCAAGACGCGCAGGCGGCAGTGCCCGTGATCGAGCGCGTAGGCCCTGCGGCAGGGGCGGGCCTTTTCTCAAGCGTGCAGATCCTGCCACCGGCCAGGGAGCGCGAGCAGCGGCGTGCCTTGCTGGACATGGCCGAGCAGATCAATCGGCAAGACCCCTATGACCCGGCCGGCTATCAACTGCGCCGCTTCGGCCTATGGGCGCACCTGAGTACGGCGCCGGCGGTCACCCGTGAAGGGCGGACCGAACTGACGGTGGTTCCCCGCGACATCGTCGAAGCCTACCAGCAGGCGCTGGCTGCCAACGCCCTGGAACCTGCCCTGCTGTTGCGCATAGAACGAAGCGTTTCGGCATCGCCCTATTGGCTGCGTGGCAGCTACCTGGCCGCCACTGTCGCCTCGCGCCTGGCGATGGAGGGGGTGGCCGCGGCGATCCGCCAGAGCTGCGAGCGTTTCGTCTGTCGGTTGCCGGTGTTGACCCAGTTGTGCTTCAGCGACGGCACCGCGTTTGTCGATGCGCAGACCCAGGCGTGGATCAGCGGTGGCGACCAAGCCACTGCCAGCGACCAGACGGCTCGGGAATTGTCCGGGCTGCGCGACGAGTTGCACGACCAGCTCGCTCGCGAAGGGATCGAGGTGGTGCTGATGCGCCTGCAGCAGTTGCACAGCACTAGCGACGACCCGCGCCAACGCAACTACGCCACGGTGATTGCCGCCGACCTGCTGGCCTCGCGCGGGCTGTCGTGGCTGGCCGGCGATCTCTACGCCAGCGTCGCCCGACAGATGCGCGAGCTCACCGCCCAGGCGTGGGAGCCGGCGTTGTATCGCAAGGTCACGAACCTTGATAACGGCAACAGGGAGGATTAACCGACATGCCTCGCCAGAGCGATTTGCGCTTCACTTTTGAACCCCTGCAAGGCGATGCCTTCGACGTGGTCTCCTTCACCCTGGACGAAGGCTTGTCCAAGCCGTTCAAGCTCCAGCTGGAGCTGGCCAGCGGCGATCCGGCGGTCGACTTCAACCGCCTGTTGGACCTGCCCGCGGTGTTCACCCTGTGGCGTGGCCAGACGCCGATCCGCCATGTCCACGGCCTGGTCAGCCGCTTGAGCCAGGGCGACACCGGCTTTCGCCGTACCCGCTACGAGGTCGAGCTCGAACCGCTGCTGGCGCGTGCCACGTTGAGTTCCAACTGGCGGATCTTCCAGCACAAGAGCGTGCCCGAAATCATCACCACGGTGCTCAAGGGGCTGCACCTGACCGATGTGCAACTGTTCCTGCGCTTTCCCCATCAGCCCCGCGAGTACTGCGTCCAGGCCGGGGAAACGGACTTCGACTTCATTGCCCGCCTCGCCGCCGAGGAGGGCCTGCTCTACACCTTCGAACATCGCCGCGACGGGCACCTGCTGTTCATCACCGATGATGTCACCGGCGTGGGCGCTATCGAGGGCGGGTCGGTCAACTATCAGCCCATGGCCGGTGGCGACGCCCACGAACCGGCCCTGCGCCGCTTTCACTACAGCGAGCAGGTGCGCACCGCCCGCCAGGTGCAACGCGACTACAGCTTCACCCACCCGCGCTACAACCAGCAGCACACCGCCGATGGCGGCCCGGCGCTGAAAAACCAGCACAAGGACTACGAACGCTACGACTACCCCGGCCGCTACAAGCGCGATGCGGCTGGCAAACCCTTCACCCGGACCCGGCTGGCTGCCCTGCGCAGCGATGCGATCGGGGCCTGCCTGGTCGGCGACGATGCACGCCTGCAGCCGGGCATGACCTTTGATCTGCAAGAGCACCCACGGGCTGACCTCAACGATCGCTGGCGCAGCGTTCATCTGAAACACACTGGCAAACAGCACAGCAGCCTGCTGGAGGAAGCCTTCGGCAGCGACAGCGGCACTTCCTATGAGCTGGAGGGCACGGCCATACGCTGGAACGCCGAGTGGAAGGCCCCGCTGCACGCCAAGCCGCGCATCGACGGCCCGCAGGTCGCCACCGTGGTCGGACCGCCCGGCGAAGAGATCTATTGCGACGAGTGGGGACGGGTCAAGGTCTGCTTCCCCTGGGATCGCCGCGACCGCCAGGACGAATACAGCTCCTGCTGGATCCGGGTCGCCCAGGGTTGGGCCGGCACCCTGTGGGGCGCGATGGCGGTGCCGCGGGTCGGCCAGGAACTGATCATCAGCTACCTGGACGGCGACCCCGACCAGCCGATCGCCACCGGGCGCACCTACCGCGCCACGCACCTGCCGCCCTACGAACTGCCCCGGCACAAGACGCGGATGACCATCAAGAGCCGGACCCACAAGGGCCAGGGTTTCAACGAACTGCGTTTCGAGGACGAGAAGGGCCAGGAGGAACTGTACCTGCATGCCGAGCGCGACCAGAACACCGAGGTCGGCCACGACCAGGGCCTCCAGGTCGGCCATGACCGAAGGCAGCGGGTCGGGCATGACGAGTACATCGAGACCGGCAACGACCGCCACCTGGCGATCCACGGCAACAGTCATTCGCAGGTCGACGGCGAACAGCAACACCGGGTGAAGGGCACGCGCACCACCGTGGTTGAAACCGATGACCACCTGGAGGTGGGCGGTAGCCGGAGCTTGAAGGTGTCGGGCCGTTTCGGCCTGGACAGCGGCCGGCAGATTCACCTGCAGGCGGGCGATGAGATCGTTCTCGATGCAGGGGTCAGCCTGACCCTGCAGGCCGGCGGCCACTGCCTGCGGCTGGATCCGGCCGGGATTCATTCCAGCGTGGCGCTGGACCTGGGGGCGGCGCCGAGCGTGCTTGCTTCCCTGGCTGCCGTCGAGGTCGCCATTCCCCTGACTTTCTTGCGTCAAGTGTCGCGAGAAGGCGCCTTGTTAATCAATTCCTGTGAGTTCGATACCCATGGAAACTGCAAGTTGCACCCTCATCACTAGGCGCCTGCCAGGGCTGAACTGCCCTGACCTCATGCCCCAGGATCTGGCTCTCGATGATCAGTATCTACTGCTGGACCTGATTCAGGATGAGTCGTTGTCGGTATTGCTTCACAGCGATCGCCTGTTGACGGGGTGGGCCGTCGAACCCCTGTTCAGCGGTACCGCGTACCGGCAAATGAGAGCCGTCGGCCCTCATCTGGTTGCGCTGCCACAAGACAGCGCGAGCCTGGCGAATATTTTGCCGCGTCTTGTAAACGAGCCCCTGGGTATCGTCTTTCAGCCTCGGGAAGGGATGGCCTGGGAGTCCCTTGTCGAGCACTGCCGTCAGCACCTGTGGGCTGAAGCTCCAGACGGTCGTCGCGCACTGTGCCGCTGGTACGATCCCAGAGGATTGAGGGCGTTGTTGATGGGGTTGTCCCCCACACAACGCGAGGCGCTGACCGCTCCCTTTGCCTCGTTGACCTGGCACTCGGGGCATGGCTGGTATCAGTGGTCCCGGCCTGGCACTCCACTGTCGGGACATGAGCCGCCAGTGACATGGGCACTGGACCACGATGTGCTTGAGCGGGTGGCACAAGAGCGGCAGTGGGATCAGGTATTGGTTCTGGTTGAGCGCTATGCCGGGCACCTCCCGGTGCCGCTCGACAAGGCTGTCGCGAAAGTCTTCGATCTGCTCTCGGCGGCTCGCCGGTTCGGTTATGTCACTGCAAGCCAGCAGGAGCGTTGGCTACGCCAGTACCTGCGCCTGGGCGAGTTCTGGCTCGTGTCCGAGACCGAGGCATGGCTCACGACGGATGTCCCCTTGGAACAGAGATTGTGCCGGCTGGAGGCACAGCCATTACCTGGAGTAAAACCATGACCGCTTCCGAACTCCTTGACCTGCCGCCGCCTTTGTTCGCGGATAGCACCTACAGCTGCAACCCGGTCAGCACGCCGCCCTGCCAGGAGCCCCGGGTGGACGCCGTGCACA of the Pseudomonas vanderleydeniana genome contains:
- the tssJ gene encoding type VI secretion system lipoprotein TssJ, with amino-acid sequence MKVFRPDRLLTAARHARLNLLLLACLPLAGCTMLGKIGQVIWTPSIPVGAPGDQPSLYSLSLYADGNVNPRLVVPEFDSSGTPLIPSYTLNVQADSPQDLTQRLQSLLTHIHQDIPAQSPLTDATATGMSPVEPYRLAEYDAPGVELSLPDQQAGPQVIASPIAFKVLQLRDDSMLQGAQRMALIADPKKALGSTLIHADDYQLDPGQFKFIDLRALDESAHFVAVFAVYQSSDASQWKQVLRVEPKGRQYALLVHLGDLQVELKGETR
- the tssK gene encoding type VI secretion system baseplate subunit TssK, whose amino-acid sequence is MSSPHPVIWHEGLFVKPQHFQQQARAAEVAVQQRLSSLNDSLYGFTELQLNSEFLSFGKIAIIRARGIMPDGTVFDIPNDLPPPAPLEIADSSAIGKVVILALPLGSDSLLEVRWPEQYANSRYIAHRQAVHDTQSIDGDQVSIDLALPNLQLMLDTNERSAFTHIALGKILDKRPGGSLVMDENFYPTSLSLQAVPALQRYLGEVTGLMRARAGLLAERIASPGQSAVADVTDFNLLQTLNRLFPLFQHLACQHHVHPAQLYTTFAQACGELATFTDEGRLPQVYPAYQHDNLRESFMALEHTLRRALSTVLRARAVSLPIERQPFGVMNAPLLDKRLLVDSDFVVAARAALPLETLRQQFPLQVRVSSTENLNRLINQQLPGIPLIPLPVVPRYLPFHAGFSYFELDRHHPDWSNLKDGSGFSFHIASEFPELELQFWAIRSERDE
- the tssG gene encoding type VI secretion system baseplate subunit TssG, with translation MATVERQTTRDLAGLLLADARNTSFHRLVEHLHGLHADDLEAGSSSRASRRIRLQSHAGLGFPAADVLLAEHLDDSTVPEPEARYRVLTSFLGLHGPDSPLPAYYLDRLAYEQAQGLGIRPAFLDFFNHRLLTLLHLSWRKYRYHIRFQAQASDRFSRYVFSLIGLNDSELRGSTPLPWARLLSFTGLIASRSRSPSVVSGIVAHCFDLGDVHIREFEARSIRLPQAQRLLLGTANGTLGADLVLGERSRTRSSHFTLVIAGLTQPRFRQFLPSGEQYGRLRQLMDFLLRDVTAYDLELGLREEDVPPFNLQRQDGTHLGWTSFIERQAHRRPAQVRIRGRA
- a CDS encoding Hcp family type VI secretion system effector; this encodes MATPAYISIHGKTQGHITQGAFTSDSVGNGYVEGHEDEILVQAVDHRIKTPTDPQSGQASGQRVHEPLAFTCSLTKAAPMLYQALATGEMLPTAELRWYRTSIDGKQEHFFSTLMEDATIVDIHTVLPNAQDPASAPYSQLIKVSLAYRKITWKHTIANTEASDDWRKPA
- the icmH gene encoding type IVB secretion system protein IcmH/DotU → MNDSQFQLRGLAWNPLCDAAMPLLGLALHVRTLDTHADVPAFYQSIHSQVGTVMEEVRQLDYDLDTLQAYSYALCLLLDETVMSTPWGRSSSWSERSLLGAFHQESWGGEKFFTLLALLSVDPRRYQHALEFMYLCLCLGTRGKYGQLAGGDDEAQKIITRLHGLLRPLRGEVTGQLSEPLANVASRDYRFRRRWPLWTPWAIAGLVSSATYTAYHLHLSAITREVLASLDKLLKL